CATTTAACGTTGGATCATTTGTGTGAAGAAAAAGGGGAAAAAGCAGCAGCCTCATTGAAAAAGCTCCTTTCTCTCTATGATGTCTGCCAAACGGCGGAAAGCACTATGCTCATTGAGAGCTTAATTTCTGTGAATGCTGTTTTTACAACTATGCGACACCCTCAGAAAGTACCTTTAGCCTTTTGCAAGGGGATTAAAATTTCTTTAATTTTTGAACGAAAATCGTGGCATCGTCATGGAATTTATTTACTAGCCTGTATTTTAGAACGATTTTTAGCTCTGAACGCTACAATTAACACCTTTGTCGTGACGAGCGCGTATCTTAAAGATCAACAAGAGCCAATTGCTGTATTCCCGCCTCGTATTGGTCTTCAGGAGCTCATATAGACATGAAGACGCCCGCAATCATCAGGAAAAAAGAGAGAACTCGTAGAGAAAAGGCGTTAGGACATCTTTTTCATTCTCCCTATGTGTTTACTTTTGATGCTGCTTTTATGTTGATTTCTGGATGGGCAGATAAAAAAGACGTTTTTTTTCAAGTCGTTGATAATTTGGTTACGCCGAGCGCACATATCCTTGCTGTAAGAGAGGATTTTAGAGGACGAATTAGATTAACAACAAGTTTTAGCGGTTTGGTTGGACATAATAGTGTCTTGCCTCGCTATTTTACAGCAGAATTGAGTAAAGAAAATCATGCAAACTCCTATGCGCTGAATGATTTGCTTAACCTTTTAACGCAACAGCCACTCAAGCAATTTGCTCTGGCAGGTATAAAATATCAGCCACATCTTCAGATTACAAAAGCGATTGCGGATCATAAGAAATCTAATTCTGTTTTGTTTACACGTTCTTTGCTTGCATTGACTGGAAGAGATCCGGATTTATCTTCTTTTGATAAATTAGATGAAACGCGGATTTTCTTTTCAGGTTTATTTGCAGGGAAAAGACGATCTGCTGAAAAATTAAGAAATTTTTTAGAAGGCTGGCTGGAAAGTAGGGTGCGTATTGAACAGCTAAAAGGGCAGTGGAGCAAGCTCCCAGAAGACCAAATAACACGGCTTCCTTCTAAAGGATTCAAAGGGCAGTACAATCAATTGGATAAAGGATGTGTGCTGGGAAAACGTTATTGGGACGTCGATGGATGTATTTGGATTGTGATTGGTCCATTAAATTTTAAAAAGTTTTCAATTCTTTTGCCCCCTTCAAAGCGATTGCAGGAACTCTTTAAGCTTATTCAGTCCTATCTTGGGAAGACAGTAGATTTTAAAATTCGTCTTGTTTTAGATAAGCAGGATGTTCCTGCTCTAACATTAGGAAAGACAAAACTCGGGCTCACCAGTTGGCTTCCAATGAAAAAGCAACGGAGATTAGATCTCGAGGATTTAGTCTTTTCTCTAAAAGAGAATGTTTACTGATAAAGGGCTATTGTGAATTTTGTTGTATAACAAGTTCTGCTGGACATTCCGTTCTGGGGATTTTCCTCATCTGGTGAAATTTCCACGCGTGCACTTTCTTGAATGGTTTGGTACCCACCTGGGAGTAAGAACCACCCATCCTGTAAATGCTGGTTAACTTCCTGCTCAAGTTCAGCAATGTCAAAAGATGATAAGATTTTAAATTTTTGGATTGTTTCTGCTGATTTCCTAACCATAAATAGTCCCCTAATCGAA
The genomic region above belongs to Acetobacteraceae bacterium and contains:
- the tssG gene encoding type VI secretion system baseplate subunit TssG; its protein translation is MKTPAIIRKKERTRREKALGHLFHSPYVFTFDAAFMLISGWADKKDVFFQVVDNLVTPSAHILAVREDFRGRIRLTTSFSGLVGHNSVLPRYFTAELSKENHANSYALNDLLNLLTQQPLKQFALAGIKYQPHLQITKAIADHKKSNSVLFTRSLLALTGRDPDLSSFDKLDETRIFFSGLFAGKRRSAEKLRNFLEGWLESRVRIEQLKGQWSKLPEDQITRLPSKGFKGQYNQLDKGCVLGKRYWDVDGCIWIVIGPLNFKKFSILLPPSKRLQELFKLIQSYLGKTVDFKIRLVLDKQDVPALTLGKTKLGLTSWLPMKKQRRLDLEDLVFSLKENVY